A segment of the Sulfitobacter sp. D7 genome:
GAATTCGGCGGAGGCCATGGTCGCGCCGCCGACGCCGTCGCGGCCAGTTTTTGCACCGAGGTAGACCACCGGCATGCCGACGCCGGATGCGGCGGAATAGAAGATTTTGTCGGCATCCGCGAGGCCCGCCGCAAAGGCGTTGACGAGGCAGTTGCCATCATAGGCTGTGTCGAACCGCACTTCGCCGCCGACGGTCGGCACGCCGAAACAGTTGCCATAGCCACCGACGCCTTCGACGACGCCATGTACAAGTTGGCGGGTCTTGGGGTGATCAGGGCGGCCAAAGCTGAGCGCGTTCATCGCAGCAATCGGGCGCGCGCCCATGGTGAAGACATCGCGCAGAATGCCGCCCACGCCGGTCGCGGCACCTTGGTAGGGCTCGATGTAGGAGGGGTGGTTGTGGCTTTCCATCTTGAAGACCAGCGCTTGGCCATCGCCGATATCGACCACGCCTGCGTTTTCGCCGGGGCCGCAGATGACTTGGGGGCCGTCGGTGGGCAGGGTGCGCAGCCATTTCTTGGAAGACTTATAAGAGCAATGCTCGTTCCACATTGCTGAGAAAATGCCCATCTCGGTGTAGTTCGGCTCGCGCCCGAGGATGTTGACGACCTCGGTGTATTCCTCGGGCGTGAACCCGTGGCTGGCGATGAGGTCGGGCGTGATGGCTGGATCTTGCATGGAAATTCCCCGGCTGGCGCGTTTGCGCCCTCATACAAGGGGAAATGCCGGGGGGGAAGTGGCTTTGGCAGCCTGTGGGCTGAAAGAAGGCGATAGGCCAAAAAAAAGGCCGAGCTAAAAGCTCGGCCAAGTCCAACAGGGAGGTATGAAGCGACGCGCCCTCAGGCTGTCAATCTTCATAATGGTGAAATAGGAGGCAGGGCTGTTCAAATCAAGGCTATTTAACATCGCAAGTCATCATGGCCGATATGCGCTTATTGCATGGCTTGCGGCGGGGCTGCGGTTCAGTTGTCGCCTTCGACCCGTTCGCGCCATTGTTTGCGGTAGGTTATGATCTCTTCCTGCACAAAATCCTTGAAGGCCGCGACGCGTTTGGATTGGCGAAGCTCTTCGGGATAGGCGAGGTAGACCGGCACTTCGGCGGATTCGATATCGGGCATCACCTGCACGATATGCGGGAAGTCTTGGATCAGGTAGTTGGGGAGCACGCCGAGGCCAAGGTGATGCACCACGCCTTGCAACACGCCGAAGTAGTTGTTCACCGTCAAGAGCGAACGCAGGTCATACATCATCAGCTCTTTGACCAGTTGCAGCCCGGCGCCGACTTGATCGCTGTCGGTGTTCTGACAGATCAGCCGGTGGTTGGTCATGTCTTCCATCCGCTCTGGCGTGCCGTGTTTTTCCAGATATTCGGGGCTGGCGTAGAGCCCCATCCGCACGGTCATCAGCCGTTTGCGGACCAGATCGGCCTGACTTGGTTCTTTCATGCGGATCGCCACGTCGGCCTCGCGCATCGGCAGGTCGAGCACGCGCTCTTCAAGCATCAGGTCGACCTTAAGGTCAGGATATTGCTCATAAAGTTTGGGCAGCCGCGGGGCGAGCCAGAGGGTGCCGAAACCGGTGGTGGTGGTCACGCGCAATTCGCCAAAGACTTCTTCCTCACTGTCGCGAATGCGTGCGGCGGCGGCGTCAAGACGCTTGGCCATGGCCGAGGTCGCGTCGAATAAAAGCTCGCCCTGTTCGGTCAGGATTAGCCCGCGCGCATGGCGGTGAAAGAGGTTGGTATTAAGCTGTTCCTCAAGCCCGCGAATCTGCCGACTGACGGCAGATTGCGACAGGTTAAGCTTGTCGCCTGCATGGGTCAGCGACCCGGCATCGGCCACGGCGTGAAAAATTCTGAGTTTGTCCCAATCCATGGCCCGTACTTTCCTTGCCCAGCCTTTCTCCTACCTTAATAGCCGGGAGAAAACAGCACAAACCGTCCCCTGCAGGGCTGCCGTTGCGGAATAACTGCTATACAGGTCAGCAGCTGTGACCTATATAGGAGGCAATCATGCAAGACTGACGTGCTAGGGAGGGCCCGCCATGACAACGCAAAAGATTTCACTGAACGACCGTTTCGACCTTGAGAAAAGCCCGGTGCTGCTGAACGGCACGCAGGCGCTGGTTCGGCTGATGATGATGCAGTCCGCCCGCGACCGCGCGGCGGGGCTGAACACCGCAGGCTATGTGACCGGCTACCGGGGCAGTCCGCTGGGCGGGGTCGACCTGCAAATGCAGCGTTCAGAGAAGAAACTCGCCGAGCATAACGTGCGCTTTGAGCCGGGGCTGAACGAAGACCTCGCGGCGACGATGCTTTGGGGCAGCCAGCAGGCGGAACTGCGCGGCGAGGGGAAATATGATGGCGTCTATGGCCTATGGTACGGCAAAGGCCCGGGTGTGGACCGCACCGGCGATGTGATGCGCCATGCGAATATGGCGGGCACTTCGCCTCATGGTGGTGTGTTGATGGCGATGGGGGATGACCATACCGGCGAATCCTCCACCGTGTTGCACCAGTCGGAATGGGCGATGGTGGATGCCTATATGCCGGTGGTCTCGCCCGCCGGTGTGCAGGAAATTCTTGATTACGGCATCTACGGCTGGGCGCTCAGCCGGTTTTCGGGCCTTTGGGTGGGCCTGAAGACGATGAAGGACACCGTGGAGGCGACGAGCGTCGTCAACGGCGATCCGAACCGGATGAAGCTGGTGATCCCTGAGTTCGACATGCCCGATGGCGGGCTGAGTATCCGTCTGGGCGACACCCCGCATCTGCAAGAAGCGCGGATGATTGACTACAAGCGCTTCGCCGCCGAGGCGTTCTCTCATGCCAACAAGATGGACAAGCGCGTCTGGGGCAAGCGCGGGGCCAAGATCGGCTTTGCCGCCGCGGGCAAGAACTGGCTCGATCTGGTACACGCGCTGAGCCTGCTGAACATCGATGAGAACGAAGCCGAGCGGCTAGGCATCACCACTTATAAGATCGGTCAGACCTTCCCGCTCGACATGCAGGGGTTCCACGAATGGGCCGACGGGCTTGATCTGGTGGTCGTGGTCGAAGAAAAGCGCAAGCTGATCGAAGTGCAGATCAAGGAAGCGCTGTTCAACGATACCCACCGCCGCGTCTATGGGTGGCACAAAGGTGGCGCGGGCATGGAGCATGGCGAAGAGTTGTTCCCGACCCGTGGCGCGCTCGACCCTATTCTGATCGCCGAAAAGATCGGCGGCATTCTGTTGGAAGAGGGCCGCGAGACCGATGGGATCCGCGCGGGGCTTGAGGCGCTGAACGAGGCACGCCGGTCGGACAATGCCGAAGATATCGCCGCGCGACTGCCGTATTACTGCGCGGGCTGCCCGCATAACTCCTCGACCAAAGTGCCAGAGGGCTCCCGCGCCTATGCGGGGATCGGCTGTCACTATATGGTGCAATGGATGGACCGTGAGACCACGGGCTTCACCCATATGGGCGGCGAGGGCGCGAACTGGATCGGCGAAGCGCCGTTCTCCAATACAGAGCATGTGTTCCAGAACCTTGGCGACGGCACCTACAACCACTCCGGTGTGCTGGCCATTCGGGCCGCCATCGCGGCGGGAACGAACATCACCTATAAGATCCTCTATAACGACGCGGTTGCAATGACCGGCGGTCAGCACAACGAAGGCGACCTTGACGCCTACCGCATCGTCGAAGAGTTGAAGGCCATGGGCGTGAAGAACCTCGCCGTGGTCTATGACCAGAAGGAAGACGTGGACCTCAGCCGCTTCAAGGGCGTCGAAATACACGAGCGCGCCGAGATGCCGAATGTGCAAAAGGCCTACCGCAAGCACAAGGGCGTGTCGGCCATCGTCTATATCCAGACCTGCGCCGCCGAGAAGCGCCGCCGCCGCAAGCGCGGGCTGTTCCCGGACCCCGACAAGCGTGTCTTCATCAACGAGGACGTTTGCGAAGGCTGCGGCGATTGCGGTGTGCAGTCGAACTGCGTGGCCGTGGTCCCGAACGAGACCGAGCTGGGCCGCAAACGCGCCATTGACCAGTCGCAGTGCAACAAAGACTTCTCTTGTCTTGACGGTTTCTGCCCCTCCTTCGTGACGTTGGAAGGCGCCAAGATCCGCAAGGATCCGACCACCGAACTGACCATCCCCGACCTGCCGCAGCCAAACCTGCCCAAGATCGACGGCACCCATAACGTCGTCATCACCGGCGTGGGCGGCACCGGGGTCGTCACCATCGGCGCGCTGCTGGCGCAGGCGGCTCAACTTGATGGCAAGGGGGCTGGCATGATGGAGATGGCGGGCCTCGCCCAGAAGGGCGGTGCGGTGCATATCCACTGCCGTCTGGCCGAGCGTCCCGAAGACATCAGCGCAATCCGTGTGGCCACCGGCGAGGCGCATGCGCTCATTGGCGGCGATCTGGTGGTCTCGGCGGGCCATAAGACACTGGGTCTGACCCGCGCCGGGCGCACCGGTGCGGTGGTGAACTCGCACCAGATCATCACCGGCGATTTCACCCGCGATACCGAGTTTCAGATGCCCTATGACCGGCTGAGCCTCGCGCTCGAAGCGCGTCTGAAGGATGATGTCGCGATGTTTGATGCCTCGGATCTGGCCAAGGCGAGTTTGGGAGATTCGATCTTTTCCAACATGATGATCTTCGGCGCCGCATGGCAGCGCGGCCTTCTGCCCCTCTCGTTCGAAAGCCTGATGCAGGCGATTGAGATGAACGGCGCGGCGGTAGAGCGCAACAAGCGCGCGTTTGAGATTGGCCGCTGGGCCGTGCTCTATCCCGAAGACGCCAAAGCGGTAAGTCAGCCTGATAACGTGGTGGAATTGCCCAAATCGCTGGGGGAGAAGATCGCCTTCCGTGAGAACCACCTGACCGAGTATCAGGGTAAGGGACTGGCCAAGCGCTACACGAAGATGCTCGACGGTATTGAGGACCGTGACGTCAAGGCGGCGATGGCGATGGGCTATCATAAGCTCCTGAGCTACAAGGACGAATACGAGGTCGCCCGCCTGTTGATCACCAGCCGTGACAAGGCGCGGGCGCAGTTCGACGGCGATTTCAACATGACCTTCCACATGGCGCCGCCGCTCTTGTCCAAGATGGGGCCCAACGGTCGGCCCCAGAAGCGCGAATTCGGCCAATGGCTCGAAGGGCCGCTGCGGGTTATGGCGAAGTTCAAGGGTCTGCGCGGCACGCCTTTCGACCCCTTTGGCTATACCGCCGAGCGCAAGATGGAACGTGCGTTGATCAAACAGTATGAGGCCGACATGGCCGAAGTGCTGCCCAAACTGACCGATCAGACCCGCGGCGCCATCGTGGCACTGGCCGAACTGCCCTTGCAAATCCGCGGTTTCGGTCCGGTGAAACAGGCCAATGAAGCCAAGGCCGAGAAGCGCCGCGAGGAACTGCTGGCGGTGATCCGCGCGGGCGGCACCTCCACGGCCAAGGCCGCGGAGTAATACGGCTGTTACATTTCTGGGCTAGGGAGAGCATCAGTGCGATCCTGAGGCCCAGATGTGACCTACGCCCGTGACATAAGCTATGCCCATTCCGCCCGAACTCGGGGCGGGAGGGCGCTCATCCGATTGATGGAAAACACCACCGGGCGGGTGTCCTTACTGAAACGGGCCGAGGGCTACGAAGACGATCTGGCCGCGGGGCTGGGGTTCTTTGATGCCATGGTGCGGCGCTGTGGTTTGACATTGGATGTGATGCGCGGGTCTTTGGCCGATATTCCAAAGCGTGGCCCTGTCATTCTGATCGCCAATCATCCCTACGGCATTCTGGACGGGCTGATGCTAGGCCATATCCTCAGCCGGACGCGCGGTGACTTTCGGATCATGGCCAATGCGGTGTTCAGCCAAGCGCCGGATCTGGCACACCATCTTTTGCCGATCAGCTTTGCCGAAGATCGCGCCGCGCTGGCGCTGAACCTCGCCACGCGCCGGACCGCGTTGACCTATCTAGACCAAGGCGGTGCGATTGGCATCTTCCCGGGCGGCACGGTCAGCACCGCCGCGCGGCCCTTTTCGCAACCGATGGATCCCGGATGGCGCAGTTTCACCGCGCGGATGATCGCCAAGTCTGACGCCACGGTGGTGCCGATCTATTTCGACGGCCACACCAGCCGGCTGTTCCAAATCGCCAGCCACCTGCATGCCAATCTGCGAATGGGGCTGCTGATCAAAGAGTTTCGCGCCCGTGTCGATAGCCCCGTGCGCGTGGCCATCGGCGACCCGATTCCGCGCACCATGCTTGACCCGCTGGCGGGGGACGCAAAAGCGATGATGGATTTCCTGCGCAAAGCCACTTATGAGTTGTCACCAAAGCCGGGCCAGTATCAGGGTCTTGGCTACGAGTTTGAGGAACGGCATAGAGCCGACAGGTGACAACAGACCATGGCAGTTGGTATTTTCGATTCGGGGCTGGGCGGGCTGACCGTCTGGAACAAGGTGCAAGAACGGCTGCCGGAGGTGGATTTTGTCTATCTCGCTGACAGCGCCCATGCGCCCTACGGCGTGCGCAATGCCGATGATATCTATGCGCTGACCTGCGCCGCCGTGCAGCGGCTGTTCGATGCGGGCTGCGATCTGGTGATCCTTGCCTGTAACACCGCCTCGGCCGCTGCGCTGCGCCGGATGCAAGAGGGCTGGATCCCGCGCGAGAAACGGGTGTTGGGCGTCTTTGTGCCGCTGATCGAGGCGATGACCGAACGCCAATGGGGCGATAACTCCCCGCCGCGCGAAGTGGCGGTGAACCATGTGGCGCTTTTCGCCACGCCCGCGACGGTGGCAAGCCGCGCCTTTCAGCGTGAACTGTCCTTCCGCGCCATCGGGGTGGATGTCGAAGCGCAGGCCTGCGGTGGGGTGGTCGATGCCATCGAAGAGGGCGATATGATCCTCGCCGAAGCGCTGGTGCGCAGCCATGTCGATGCGTTGAAACGTAAAATGCCCGACCCCGACGCGGCGATCTTGGGCTGCACCCATTACCCGCTGATGCAGGAGGCGTTTCAGGCGGCCTTGGGCGGGCAAGTCAAAGTGTTTAGCCAAGCCGAGTTGGTGGCGGATTCATTGGCGGATTATCTTGAGCGGCATCCCAATATGATGGGCAGTGGCGAGGCGGCGTTTCTCACCACCGGCGATCCCGCCCGGGTGAGCGACCGTGCGACGCAGTTCCTGCGACGACAGATCACATTCACCGCCGCCTGAACTCCAATTATATTTCGTTCCGAACAAGGGGACAGACCATGACCCAGAACATCGCCATTCTTGGCGCCTCCGGCTATACCGGGGCAGAACTCATCCGGCTGATCGCTGGCCATTCCTCAATGAAAATCAAAGCTTTGGGGGCGAACTCCAAGGCGGGGCAATCTATGGCCGAGGTGTTTCCGCATCTGCGCCATCTTGATCTGCCCACATTGGTCACGATTGAAGAAATCGACTTTTCGCAGATTGATCTGTGCTTTTGCGCGTTGCCGCATAAGACCAGCCAAGAGGTGATCGCGGCGCTGCCCAAAGACCTGAAGATCGTCGACCTCTCTGCCGATTTCCGCCTGCGCGACCCAGAGGATTACGCCAAGTGGTACGGCAATGAACACGCCGCCCTAGAGCAGCAGAAAGAGGCGGTTTACGGCCTCACCGAATTCTACCGCAAAGAGATTTCAGCCGCGCGGTTGGTGGCAGGCACGGGCTGCAACGCGGCGACGGGGCAGTTTGCCCTGCGCCCGCTGATCGCCGCGGGTGTGATTGATCTGGATGACATCATTCTCGACCTGAAATGCGCGGTCTCGGGCGCGGGGCGCTCGCTCAAGGAAAACCTGCTTCATGCGGAGTTGAGCGAGGGCTATCACGCCTATGCGCTTGGCAGCACGCACCGGCATCTGGGTGAATTCGATCAGGAATTCTCGGCCATTGCCGGGCGGCCCGTGCAGGTGCAATTCACCCCGCATTTGGTGCCCGCAAACCGCGGCATCTTGGCCACCTGCTATGTCAAAGGCGACGCGCAGACGATTTATGAGACGCTGCAGAACGCCTATGCAGATGAGCCCTTTATCGAGGTGCTGCCCTTCGGCGAAGCGCCCAGCACCCGGCATGTGCGCGGCTCGAACTTCTGCCATATCGGCGTGGTCGCCGACCGTCAGACCGGGCGGGCGACCGTGGTCGCGGCGCTCGATAATCTGACCAAAGGCTCCAGCGGTCAGGCGTTGCAAAACGCGAACCTGATGCTCGGCTTGCCGGAAACCGAGGGGCTGATGATGGCCCCGCTGTTCCCATGAAGAGCCTCAAGAAACAGCGCCGGATCCAGATCATTGCCGTTGCGGCGGTGGCCTTGGTGCTGTCGACTACTCTGATCGGCTATGCGCTGCGCGACGGGATCAACTATTTCCGCGCGCCGAGCCAAGTCATCGCCGAGCCGCCCGGCCCGGCAGAGGTGTTCCGCATTGGCGGTCTGGTCGAAGAAGGGTCACTCAAACGCGGCCAGGGCGAACAGATTCGCTTTGCCGTGACCGATGGTGGGGCCTCCGTGCCGGTCGTCTTTACCGGGGTGTTGCCTGATCTGTTCGAAGAGAACCAAGGCATGGTCGGCACCGGACGTTATATCGATGGGACTTTCGAAGCCTCTGAAATCCTTGCCAAACATGACGAGACTTACATGCCCAAGGAAGTAACGGATGCGCTGAAAGAGCAGGGCGTCTACCGCGAGCCCGAAGGGTGATCTGCGCGCAACGCACGCGGGGCTGAGGCCCCGTTAACCCATCCGGCCGAGCCTGTTTGCACCCAAGACAGGAGAGCCCGCGATGCAGACCGTCCGAGAGATCGCCAGCGCCATCGTCGCCCGGGAGGGCGGCTTTGTGAATGACCCCGATGACCCCGGCGGGGCGACGAAATTCGGGGTGACGATCCATACCATGCGCCGATTGGGACTGGACCTGACGGGGGATGGGGCGGTCGATGTGGCCGACGTGCGCCGCCTAAGTCGCGCGCAGGCGGTGGATATCTTTGTCAGACATTACTTCAACGCCCCGCGCATCGCGGAATTGCCCGCGCCGTTGCAGCCGAGCGTTTTTGACATGTATGTCAATGCGGGCAGCAATGCGGTGAAGATCCTGCAAAGCTTGCTGCGCGAGATGGGGGAGGAGATCGGTGTTGACGGGGCCATCGGGCCGCAGACGATCCGAGCCGCCCAAGCCGCATGGCAGGCCGCACCCGATCATCTGGTCGACGCCTACGGTATCGCGCGGCGCAACTACTACTTCCGTCTCGCCGACCGTCGCCCCGCCAGCCGCAAATACGCGCGCAGCCGGGCTGGCGGCAAGGGCGGCTGGATCCGACGCGCCGAAGAGTTCATCGCACCACAATATCGCATGAGCGACGCAGATTTCGCACGGAGGGTGGCACAATGGGGCTGATCGAACGTATTTTTACGACGGTTTTCGGCGGCGAGCGCAATGTCATCCGCGACACGGTCGAAGTGTTTCGCGAGAATGCCGAGGCCGGGGCGCAGCGTGCTCATGCGGTGCAGGGCAAAGCGATGGCGCAATATGGGGCGGAGTTCGCCCAAGCTCGGCAGGGCGGCTTTGACCGCTTCATGGATGGGATCAACCGTTTGCCCCGCCCGATGCTTGCGCTCGGCACCTTGGGGCTGTTCGTAACGGCCATGGTTAACCCTTTGTGGTTTGCCGAACGGATGCAGGGCATTGCGCTGGTGCCAGAGCCGCTTTGGTGGCTGTTGGGCGTGATCGTGTCCTTCTACTTCGGGGCGCGGCAGCAGATGAAATCGCAGGAGTTTCAGCGCGCCATCGTGGGCACCATCGCGCGGGTGCCGCAGGTGGTCGAGAATATCGAGACGCTGCGCGCGTTGCGTGCCGACAGCCCGCAGGTGGCCGCCACCGGTGCCGACAGCCGCTTGGCCCTTGCCGCAGTCACGCCATCGGAGAATCCGGCCCTAGACGCATGGCGCCGCAGCCGCGCCTGACTGCGACCGATTGACCGTTTCCTAGGTTTGATTTGCCATGGCTTAGGGGGCTTAGGCCCCCTATAGTCCGCCCCATGATTACAGAACTTGGACATTTCGCGCTTGTGCTCGCCTTTGGCGTGGCCCTTGTACAGATGGTGGTGCCGATGTGGGGCGCTTGGCGGGGCCGTGCTGCTTGGATGGCGATGGCCGAACCGGCGGCGGCGGCGCAGTTCATCCTGATTGCCCTGTCCTTTGGCGCGCTGATGTGGGCCTTCATCACCTCGGATTTCAGCCTGCAACTGGTGGTGGCCAACAGCCATTCCGCCAAGCCGATGCTGTATAAGATCAGCGGGACATGGGGCAACCACGAAGGCTCGATGCTGCTGTGGGTGCTGATCGTGGCGCTTTTCGGTGCCATGGCCGCGTGGTTTGGCGGCAATCTGCCGCCGCGCCTGCGCGCGCGGGTGCTCTCGGTCCAAGCCGCGATTGGCGTGGCTTTTCTGGCGTTTATCCTTTTCACCTCGAACCCTTTCTTGCGCATGGGCACGCCGCCTTTTGATGGCCAAGACCTGAACCCGCTCTTGCAAGACCCCGGTTTGGCCTTTCACCCGCCATTTCTCTATCTCGGCTATGTTGGCCTCAGCATGGCCTTCAGCTTTGCCGTGGCGGCGCTGATCGAAGGGCGCGTGGATGCGGCGTGGGGCCGGTGGGTGCGGCCTTGGACACTGGCGGCTTGGGTGTTTCTGACCATCGGCATCGCGCTCGGGTCTTGGTGGGCCTATTATGAGCTTGGCTGGGGCGGTTTCTGGTTCTGGGATCCGGTCGAGAATGCGAGCTTCATGCCCTGGCTCTTGGCGGCGGCGCTGCTGCATTCGGCGATTGTGGTGGAAAAACGCGAGAGCTTGAAAAGCTGGACCATCCTGCTGGCGATCCTTGCTTTCGGTTTCTCGCTGATCGGCACCTTTATCGTGCGTTCTGGTCTGCTGACTTCTGTTCACGCCTTTGCCAACGACCCTGAACGCGGGGTCTTTATTCTGGCCATTCTGGGGTCTTTCACCGGCGGGGCGCTGGTGCTCTACTCGCTGCGCGCATCGGCGCTTGAGGCCAAGGGCGTCTTTGGCCTTTTGAGCCGTGAGACCGCCTTGGTGGTGAACAATCTGCTGCTGGCTGTGGCCTGTTTCGTCGTTTTCGTGGGCACCATGTGGCCGCTGGTGGCCGAGATGTTCCTTGACCGCAAACTCAGTGTCGGCCCGCCATTCTTTAACGCTGCGTTTACTCCTTTCATGGTAGCGCTTGGACTGATCCTGCCGATCGGCAGCGCGATGCCGTGGAAACGGGCCAAGATCATGCGCGCACTATACCCGCTGCGCTATGTCTTCCTCCTGGCGCTGGCGCTTGGGGGCTTGGCCTTTGCCATGCAGTCCGGACGCGGGCTGTTGGGGCCTGTGGGCATGTTCCTTGGGGCATGGCTGCTGATGGGCACCGCGGTGGATGTGATGCAGCGTTTGGGCCGCGGCCCGGGTAAGTTGCGCCGTCTACGGCGTCTGCCGCGCGCTGATTGGGGCAAGGCCACGGCGCATGGCGGGCTGGGCATCACCATGGCCGGGATCGCGGGGCTGATGGCTTGGGCCGTGGATGACATCCGCGTGGCCCGGATTGATGAGCCTTTTGACGTGGGCAGCTATACGCTAACCCTCCGCGACGTGAGTGAAGTCAGGGGGCCGAACTACCTCAGTACTATGGCCGAGATCACGCTGGCGCAGGAAGGCGATGTGATCTCGACCCTGCGGCCCGAAAAGCGGTTCTACCCCGTGGCGCAGATGCCGACGACCGAGGCGGCGATCGACTATAACCTCGCGCGGGACATCTATGTGGTGATCGGCGATGCGCAGGACGGCGGCGGTTGGGCCGTGCGGACCTATATCAAACCGATGACCAATTGGATTTGGATCGGTTGTGCGCTGATGGCGCTTGGCGGGGTACTGAGCCTGAGCGACCGGCGCTTCCGTGTCGCGGCGGGCGCACGCAAACAACCAGCAGGGGTGCCTGCGGAATGAAGCGACTGCTGCTGATCTTGGCCTTGCTCGCCAGCCCGCTTTGGGCGGTTCAGCCTGACGAGGTGTTGGACGATCCCGCATTGGAGGCCCGAGCGCGGGAGCTCAGCCAAGGTCTGCGCTGTCTCGTTTGCCGTAACGAGAGTATTGATGAGAGCAACGCAAGCCTTGCGCGCGATCTGCGAATTCTGCTGCGCGAGCGGTTGGTGGCCGGCGACAGCGATGAGGAAGCGGTGGATTTCATCGTCGACCGCTACGGTGAATATGTCCTGCTGAACCCGCAGGCCACGGGGGCCAATTGGCTGCTGTGGGGCGCGGGACCGCTGATGCTTTTGTTGGCCGGAGGGCTCGGGGTGGTCTATCTGCGTGGCCGTGCGCGCAGCAAAACCCCGACCGAGGCCCCACTCTCGCCCGAGGAAGAAGCCCGC
Coding sequences within it:
- a CDS encoding lysophospholipid acyltransferase family protein translates to MTYARDISYAHSARTRGGRALIRLMENTTGRVSLLKRAEGYEDDLAAGLGFFDAMVRRCGLTLDVMRGSLADIPKRGPVILIANHPYGILDGLMLGHILSRTRGDFRIMANAVFSQAPDLAHHLLPISFAEDRAALALNLATRRTALTYLDQGGAIGIFPGGTVSTAARPFSQPMDPGWRSFTARMIAKSDATVVPIYFDGHTSRLFQIASHLHANLRMGLLIKEFRARVDSPVRVAIGDPIPRTMLDPLAGDAKAMMDFLRKATYELSPKPGQYQGLGYEFEERHRADR
- a CDS encoding glutamate racemase; amino-acid sequence: MAVGIFDSGLGGLTVWNKVQERLPEVDFVYLADSAHAPYGVRNADDIYALTCAAVQRLFDAGCDLVILACNTASAAALRRMQEGWIPREKRVLGVFVPLIEAMTERQWGDNSPPREVAVNHVALFATPATVASRAFQRELSFRAIGVDVEAQACGGVVDAIEEGDMILAEALVRSHVDALKRKMPDPDAAILGCTHYPLMQEAFQAALGGQVKVFSQAELVADSLADYLERHPNMMGSGEAAFLTTGDPARVSDRATQFLRRQITFTAA
- a CDS encoding indolepyruvate ferredoxin oxidoreductase family protein is translated as MTTQKISLNDRFDLEKSPVLLNGTQALVRLMMMQSARDRAAGLNTAGYVTGYRGSPLGGVDLQMQRSEKKLAEHNVRFEPGLNEDLAATMLWGSQQAELRGEGKYDGVYGLWYGKGPGVDRTGDVMRHANMAGTSPHGGVLMAMGDDHTGESSTVLHQSEWAMVDAYMPVVSPAGVQEILDYGIYGWALSRFSGLWVGLKTMKDTVEATSVVNGDPNRMKLVIPEFDMPDGGLSIRLGDTPHLQEARMIDYKRFAAEAFSHANKMDKRVWGKRGAKIGFAAAGKNWLDLVHALSLLNIDENEAERLGITTYKIGQTFPLDMQGFHEWADGLDLVVVVEEKRKLIEVQIKEALFNDTHRRVYGWHKGGAGMEHGEELFPTRGALDPILIAEKIGGILLEEGRETDGIRAGLEALNEARRSDNAEDIAARLPYYCAGCPHNSSTKVPEGSRAYAGIGCHYMVQWMDRETTGFTHMGGEGANWIGEAPFSNTEHVFQNLGDGTYNHSGVLAIRAAIAAGTNITYKILYNDAVAMTGGQHNEGDLDAYRIVEELKAMGVKNLAVVYDQKEDVDLSRFKGVEIHERAEMPNVQKAYRKHKGVSAIVYIQTCAAEKRRRRKRGLFPDPDKRVFINEDVCEGCGDCGVQSNCVAVVPNETELGRKRAIDQSQCNKDFSCLDGFCPSFVTLEGAKIRKDPTTELTIPDLPQPNLPKIDGTHNVVITGVGGTGVVTIGALLAQAAQLDGKGAGMMEMAGLAQKGGAVHIHCRLAERPEDISAIRVATGEAHALIGGDLVVSAGHKTLGLTRAGRTGAVVNSHQIITGDFTRDTEFQMPYDRLSLALEARLKDDVAMFDASDLAKASLGDSIFSNMMIFGAAWQRGLLPLSFESLMQAIEMNGAAVERNKRAFEIGRWAVLYPEDAKAVSQPDNVVELPKSLGEKIAFRENHLTEYQGKGLAKRYTKMLDGIEDRDVKAAMAMGYHKLLSYKDEYEVARLLITSRDKARAQFDGDFNMTFHMAPPLLSKMGPNGRPQKREFGQWLEGPLRVMAKFKGLRGTPFDPFGYTAERKMERALIKQYEADMAEVLPKLTDQTRGAIVALAELPLQIRGFGPVKQANEAKAEKRREELLAVIRAGGTSTAKAAE
- a CDS encoding holin-associated N-acetylmuramidase, which translates into the protein MQTVREIASAIVAREGGFVNDPDDPGGATKFGVTIHTMRRLGLDLTGDGAVDVADVRRLSRAQAVDIFVRHYFNAPRIAELPAPLQPSVFDMYVNAGSNAVKILQSLLREMGEEIGVDGAIGPQTIRAAQAAWQAAPDHLVDAYGIARRNYYFRLADRRPASRKYARSRAGGKGGWIRRAEEFIAPQYRMSDADFARRVAQWG
- the ccmE gene encoding cytochrome c maturation protein CcmE — protein: MKSLKKQRRIQIIAVAAVALVLSTTLIGYALRDGINYFRAPSQVIAEPPGPAEVFRIGGLVEEGSLKRGQGEQIRFAVTDGGASVPVVFTGVLPDLFEENQGMVGTGRYIDGTFEASEILAKHDETYMPKEVTDALKEQGVYREPEG
- a CDS encoding LysR family transcriptional regulator, whose product is MDWDKLRIFHAVADAGSLTHAGDKLNLSQSAVSRQIRGLEEQLNTNLFHRHARGLILTEQGELLFDATSAMAKRLDAAAARIRDSEEEVFGELRVTTTTGFGTLWLAPRLPKLYEQYPDLKVDLMLEERVLDLPMREADVAIRMKEPSQADLVRKRLMTVRMGLYASPEYLEKHGTPERMEDMTNHRLICQNTDSDQVGAGLQLVKELMMYDLRSLLTVNNYFGVLQGVVHHLGLGVLPNYLIQDFPHIVQVMPDIESAEVPVYLAYPEELRQSKRVAAFKDFVQEEIITYRKQWRERVEGDN
- a CDS encoding holin family protein, which encodes MGLIERIFTTVFGGERNVIRDTVEVFRENAEAGAQRAHAVQGKAMAQYGAEFAQARQGGFDRFMDGINRLPRPMLALGTLGLFVTAMVNPLWFAERMQGIALVPEPLWWLLGVIVSFYFGARQQMKSQEFQRAIVGTIARVPQVVENIETLRALRADSPQVAATGADSRLALAAVTPSENPALDAWRRSRA
- the argC gene encoding N-acetyl-gamma-glutamyl-phosphate reductase, giving the protein MTQNIAILGASGYTGAELIRLIAGHSSMKIKALGANSKAGQSMAEVFPHLRHLDLPTLVTIEEIDFSQIDLCFCALPHKTSQEVIAALPKDLKIVDLSADFRLRDPEDYAKWYGNEHAALEQQKEAVYGLTEFYRKEISAARLVAGTGCNAATGQFALRPLIAAGVIDLDDIILDLKCAVSGAGRSLKENLLHAELSEGYHAYALGSTHRHLGEFDQEFSAIAGRPVQVQFTPHLVPANRGILATCYVKGDAQTIYETLQNAYADEPFIEVLPFGEAPSTRHVRGSNFCHIGVVADRQTGRATVVAALDNLTKGSSGQALQNANLMLGLPETEGLMMAPLFP